ATCCTGTAGCTGATTAAAGCAGAGGGAGATGGAACCCactctcttctgaaacagatTGAAACCCGTGGTTCCGATGGGTTTGCAAGGCGTAGCCAAGTTTTTAATAGCACCTTACATTCAGCTCTCTCAGATGCTACTGAGACATTCCCTACTACAAATATAGAATGTGTAATGTGTAATAAGTGCAGCTTACATAGTTGCCGTTCTGAGAGCTATTAGATAGTGAACCCAGACAGTAAACTCTGCTATTAGTTTTGGAAACTTGTCATGATATGATAATACGCCTGACTATTTCTCTCCTCCATGATGGTCCAAAGCACAGTTTTACTTTCCAAGCTTTCTATCATTGTTTCCCACATGCTCaggtttcttttccctgtttcaCTTTTGACCTCTGTGTCTTTTCACCCTGCAGTGAtgtgggggaaagaaagaaaatgagtcaAAGCACTCCAGAACTCAAACCAATCACATATCTATCAGTAATTATAATGAAATATAAGCAGCTGAATCTCTGAATAGTGTTGATGCTGAATTTGAGAGGCATTTCTTCTCAAATCAGAGAACAAATATGAACACATCTATGTAGGTAACATACTTAGACAGGTTGAATCTTGACTAAAGGGCCCCAATCCGACTTGTACATCCACTGACACTAATCAGAAGGATTTATGTTGAAGTCAATGGAAGGGCCTGTGACAAGACAACTGTGAGAATAAAGCCCAGGCACCCCCAGTGAGTTTTTGAATGCTTACCTCTCAGTAAAAAAtgccctttctctcctctccagaTTATTCCATctgtttgaaaaatacattcagagCCAGCACACCCACCCTTCCCCTAATCTGTTTAGACTTTTGAGCTTTTAATTAATGGTAGTGGGCAGGACCTTGTCTCCTGTGGTACTATTGTCTGCCAGGTCTGCTGGGATTTCACAGCCAAGAGcctgttttcattaatttttgaaatagaaaagcttaagcagcaggaacagaaaatagTTCCTTATGTGTCTGAGATATCGTGAGCACTTTAAAAGTGTATGAATGGCTGCATGTccatgtaaaaaacaaaaacaaaaacaaaaacgaaaACAAAATTGGGGGATTtggggattttgtttttaaacatttctcttttcGGTCCATTAGgtcaaggaaaataaactccTCATAGTTCCAGTAATCACAGTGCACGTAAATCTGGGATTGGGCCGGGTTAATTCTTAGAGGTTCTCGCTGCAGTGTTACAGTGGGATTAATCCTGAGTGggcttttttggtttgtttttgtttctgatgcatGGGCAAGGGCACTGACCTAATATTAATCAGAAATAAATCTGTCGCTTGGGGGGTGCTACATGCACTGCCTGCATTTTGTATGTGTTCGTAGCTTTAAGACAAACGAAGCgtatttttcccctctcattttctcagttccttccttattttcctgtgttccttttgttttgcatgaaGAAGAACAGTTGGGTAACACAAAGAATGCATGCATACAAGCCATTATTTTCAGCATTAGCTGAaccagaaaacactgaattcttTCATTTTGGGTTGAACgtatgttttgtttcatttggggTGAGTGGCTGatttcctatttttctctttaaaatagcATAACACAAGCATTTACACAGATGtcgtatcacagaatcacagaatcacagaatggcccgggttggaagggacctcaaggatcatgaaactCCCCTGTcttgcagggccaccaaacttccatgtttactaggtcaggttgcccagggccccatccaacctggccttgaacacctccaaggacggggcatccacaacctccctgggcagtctgttccagcacctcaccactctgctagtaaagaacttccccctgacatccaacctaaatcttccctctttcaacttaaaaccatttccccttgtcctactattattggccctttcaaagagtttactcccctcccgattccttcaggtactgaaaggctgcaatgaagtcaacccgcagccttcttttctccaggctgagtttcaatagaaaaaaaaacaacacaaaacagtacagtaatttccttctttctcatttcagacTCCTAGCTGATCTCAGAAAACCCATCACTGTTTTGCTCAACCTGAACATCCCATTTAAcgctgcatttatttatttttctgataaaaTTGCGCCCAGAAGGAAAGCTGGGGCTGAGTGACAGCGGTAAACAAAAACTGCTGTGGCCATAGGATTTCTTTGACACATAAAGGTGATGATGGCCTTTGCGTCGATTCCATTACTGGTGAGAACAAGAGGTATTTCTAGTAAAGTCCTCACCAGCGTTCTCTGAGCTCATACACAGTCTTCCAGGCTCATGAAATGGGAACGTGATGGCTGTTTTTCCTTACCTCTGCCTTCATATTAAAGAAGCACACAATCACTTATATTGATTTAGTCATCCAGCAAACAGTATCTCTTCCATTTTCTCATCCTGGAATGCACCGTAGTACTCTTCTGCGCTGTAGCACACCTGACCAAGACGAAGGAAGGAATGGCAGTGTTTGCAATGACTTTTCAAGTAGTGGGCCCTCATACCCTATCAGCCTGCAatttctctgcagctcccttCACTCAAATTCTAGAGCTGGCACAAGAATACTTTATGGCTTCTTAAAAGcctgctgcctccctcccaCCTCCAGTCCGGGTCTAGAAGCAGGCACCGTGCTGGCTGGAGCCTTGCAATTCATGTTTTGCAATTCAGATTCCCTACTCATCATCAGAACCTACCGGTTTTAAATCGTAACTTTAAGTCCCATTAATTATACGTGCACTGCAGTATATATATGAGGGTAGAGACACAGCTCTAGAGAAtgctaaacaaaataaaacaatgtaaGCTAAGTAACTTCAGAAGGAAACGGGTAAACTCTGGCATAAAACTGAGCATATTATGTGTACTATGTTGAGAAGGTTGCTCTGTGGAGTCACTTGAAGTTGCTTAGAAATGAAGATGGAAGATCAAAATTCCTGCACCTGCAGGCTTGCAGACACCTCAGTCTTGTAACACAACTTTCTGTGCTCCCATTCAGCACGTGAGACAACCTCAACATACCACAAAGCTTGGGAGCTTCTGTCAAAACAAGGGAAAGGATGGCTTGAGAGCTGTCACTTCTATCACTAATTCATACTTGGAGAATCTTAGCATTTTTATTCAGTATTCTGTGCTGAATGCTGCAGGCTCCAGGGGAAATGAAGGAGCCTGGCTGGTGTAAATTCTGGAGAAAAACAGGGTGATGGTTCTGCTGCACTGACTGGTGGGTGCAGTTCGTGGTGTCTTGGTGACTCCTGCgtgctgcagggagcaaggATAGGACAGGGTCTTAGTATCTTGGTCATAGCAGACAGCAGCCTCAGATGAAATGGAGCAAAGCGGTGGCTTCCTGAGGGTCTCAGCATGGGCCAGAGATGGAGCCATGGCTGGGAGCTGGACTAACAGTTTAGTAATCCCAAGCAAGAAGCCCAGAAAAGCTCTATGGTCTGTCCAGAGAATAAGGAAGAGTCCAAATCCAAGTCAAAATCCAGtcctttgatttttcattttcaaatgagtCTCCACTTCCAAAGGTACTTCACGATTATCTAAATCACACATTAAAAAGTGGAACAGGACTGAGAAGTGTAGAAATGTTCAGTTTGTCAAAACACTTCTTAAATAGCAATTTCAGACTGACCCCAAGTCACTTTTCTTCCATTAACACTCGGATTTTAAgttgactgaagaaaaaaaaagctaaaagtCCACTCTTTCCCTCATGGCTGCaaatattcacacacacaaaaagaagagGGCACAATAACTTGTCTGTTCCCGTACAGCTGTGAAGCATTAAGTCATCTGGCCTCATCCTTTTCTATCTCTCTACCCCACTCCTTCGGATTCACTGTTTGAAGAACTGATATAATGTAAGGAACTGTGAAATGTAGCAAAACACAAGGACAAAAAGTGCAAAGAATCACCAAGTCCAGCCATTTGGCCAACTcttatttattaaatgttttGCCCACTTTTATACAAGGTATGTGACCAGGTTTTGTTCTACCAGTTTTTCAAAGGGCATATGTGTATTTGCATTTGCACAAGAATAtttgatattttctctttttttttttttttaaattattatttattttattttattttttattttatttttaatatcaagaTTCATCCATTTGACTAGAGAGCAGAAACATCTCAGGGGATGGAATTTGATGGAGGCTCAAAGTGACCTCCTGCCTCCATGGCTTCTGGGTGCTATGCAGATGTATGCAGTGTACATTGTGCAATGTAAGTCAGACCTCTTCCAGACATAGTCTTGTCTCATTTGCCCTCTGTCTCTTGCAGAAGGCAGGGGGGACATGAATTATGTGCTCATATTGCTCTTACTGAACGTGCAGCAATTGTGAAGGGAAGTGAAACTTTTaataaatgaagagaagaaGGGCTAAAATTACTGGATAAATCATTCACTATCTGCTCTAGTGGGAAAGTGCAACGTCCAATGATGTTAAAAGAGGAAATACAGCTCATTCTTCCAAGCCGTGAAGTCAGTGGCAAAACCTCTTACTAACTTCAAAGAGGCCAGAAGCTAGCCCCATGCCAAAAGGTTGACATGGAACTTCTCTTTAGTAGATCTCAAATACGTTCAGAACTGCTTAAAAGCCAAGAGAACTGTTTCTATTTGGAGGGGCCCAGACTAACTCTGTAAAGCGACCACTGGATGACCAGGTTAAGTGGATTATACCAGCTCCAGCTGAaagcagctctcccacagccagGTGTGGTGCACTACTCCCAACTCAAAATTGCCCTGCCTTGATAGTGCCTTGGTAGTAGTGCCACAAAGCCTGAATCATAGAGTCATGGGATGGCTGAGATGGgcagagacctctggagattaGCTGGTCCAACCCCTGCCCaagacaaagaaacagagcaggGCACCCAGGGCCACTTCCAGAAGAACATGTTAGGCCAGattaatttcacagaatcacaaaatggtttATGTTAGAAACGATGTTACAGATCATCAAgatccagctctgctgtgagcagggttgccacccaccagctcaggctgccaagggccccatccaacctggccttgagcagcTACAGCAATGGGGCATgcacagctctctgagcagcctgtgccagtgcctcactgccctctgagtaaagaacttcttcctaacaTGAAACCTAAATGCCTCCACTTTTAGTTTGAAGTCATTCCCCCAcgttctatcactatcagaccatacAAAAAGTCAGTCCCCTCCTGCTTGTTagcttccttcaagtactggaaggcagTGAttaggtctccccagagccttcccttctcccagctaaataagcccagctcccttaacctttcttcataggagaggtgctccagccctctgatcatctttgtggttctcctttggacctgctccagcagctctgcaccctcctgtgctggggacCTCAGGCCTGGACACGGTACTGCAGATGAGGTCTccagagggcagagcagaaggggacaGTCCTCACCCTACTGaacacccctcttttgatgcaatCCGGGATTATGGCTGGCTTTCTAGGCTGCAAGCACAGTTTGTGCATGGATGGGAGGCTCTGTGGCCAGCATGCCACCTGCCTCCCTGATGCGGGCATGACACCACAGTGCTGGCGGCAGTGAGCCACGGCCACGAGTGGGGACTGTGACCACATgaggtggctgtggggctgtgggtaAAGCCTTGCACGGGGGCTGCCGTCCCTCAGAACCTCCCTCAGCAAGAGGACGAGCGGCCACCGCTCCCGTCCAGCCAGCGGCGATGGGGAAACGTGGCCCCGGGCACCGCGGAGAGAAAAGGGACGCGGTGCTGTGAGGCACGAGGGCTTCCTTCAGCGCCCGGCCGCCACGGGGGGGACGCGTGAGGCGAGAGCCGCGCAGGACCACACGGGTTAAGTTATGTAAGCCCTTCTGGGGAGGGGTGGAGGAAAGGGGCGCTGCCGGCGTGGCTGCGGCGGCTCAGGTTGATTGAGGGTGGATGACAGCGGCCTGGCGCAGGCCCACGGCGGAGGAAAGCGGCTTAGCCCCCTCCGGGTTGCCATGGAGAtaggcgggcggcggcgggagcggcggcggcggcggcggggctgTCAGTGAGGCAACACCGGGCACCGGGCGGCGgcggagagaaggaggaggaggaagaggaggaggaggaggaggagaaggccGCGGCGGGGAGCGGTGGCGGCAGACATGGACTCGCACTGCGACTGTGCCGAGCCTCCGGCCGCCGAGCAGCCGTCGGGGAAGATTAACAAAACCGCCTTCAAATTGTTCAAGAGGAGGAAATCCGGGGGCACCATGCCGAGCATCTTCGGGGTGAGGAGCaaaggtggggaggggaagggcgCGAGCAAGACGGGGATGGTGCGGAGCAGGACTCACGATGGCTTGGCCGACGCCGTGCTGGAGAGCGGCAAGAAGGAGGAGGCGGGCGGCGGAGAAGCGCAGGGGAAGGATGCTCCGAGCAGGGCGGCCGGCGGCCTCGGCGGCTCCGGCAGCAGCTCGGTGGCCAAATCGCACAGcttcttctccctgctgagGAAGAACGGGAGGCCGGAGAACGGCAAGGCGGCGGAGAATGCGGAGCAGCGGGCCGGCGTCAGACAAAAGAAGGGGCTGAAAGGAATCTTCAGCAGCATGCGATGgcacagaaaggacaaaaacggcaaagaggagaggggagaagcCTCAGAAATCCCGTCCGGTCTTATTATGCCGGGGTCTCTGACTGCCAGCTTGGAGTGCATCAAAGAGGAGACGCCAAAACCTTTGTCTGAAACTCCGAACGGCGCAGGAGACACCGGTCTCGAATCGCAGCAGGAGAAGCGCGGTGGAGATGCATGCGGCTCGGCCGAGGAGCccgagctgggagggggggagTCGCGGGACAGCAAAACTCCCCCTGGAGAggaccctgctgctgctggagggcgACTCGAGGAGCTCTGCGGTGAGCGACCGGACCCGGGCGCTGGAGAGGTTGGGACTGCGAAGGATGCGGCCATAACAGGTGACATTCCAATAACGACTATTccccttgttgaacctcactgTGATAGCGGTCAAGAGACGGCAGCCGCCCCTGACCCTTCCTCTATTGATCCACCCTCAGAACAATCGATTGATCGTATTTGTTTGATGTTTGCTGACGTGACTTCACTGAAAAGCTTTGACTCTCTTACAGGCTGCGGAGATATTATTGCGGACCAGGAGGAGGATGTGGGCGGCGGGAGTGGCGGCTGCCAGAAGAGCACCCCTGGGGCCAGCAAGCTGGGCGCCTCCAAGAAGCACCCCACCATGGTCGCCTACcaaggaggaggggaggagatgGCCAGCCCGGACCAGGTGGATGATACCTACCTGCAAGAGTTCTGGGATATGCTGTCACAGACAGAGGAGACTGagacaggaggaggaggaggaggaggaggaggagaaggaggaggcagaggagggaCAAAGACACCCGAGGGGCTGAAGGACAACCGAGGTACTGAAGGGGCCCAGAACAGGGTGGTGGTGAAACATGGTGGCCTCAACCAGATCCCCATTCACCTCAACAACAAagaggagcagaagggcagggagAAGGAACAGCATGAAGGTGTCCCAAATAGTGATGAGGGTTACTGGGATTCCACCACCCCTGGTCCCGAAGAAGACAGTACCACGAGCATCCAGAAGGAGACCCTTCCCAGGGACAGCTACAGTGGGGATGCGCTTTATGACCTCTATGCTGAGCCTGATGAAAACCCACCAGGAGGACCTTCAGAGGAAGAGGTCACCTGTATGCCACGCTCCAAGCCAGTATCTCCAGTAACGACCACATGCTCACTGAAAACGCCCTCAAGCACAGTGAAGGACTCCAAAATACCCATCAGCATTAAACACCTTTCATCTCACCCTGCTAGCCATGGAACAGATACCAGTAACAGCCATCACGTTGCACACCATCACCTGGCCAAAAGTGAaatgcacagaacaaaaattcCTGTCTCTAAAGTACTAGTACGTCGAGTCAGTAACAGGGGCTTAGCAGGGACAATGGTGAAAACTGCCACGTACCAGGACAGTGCCAAAAAGTAATTGAAGAGCAGATGGGGACAAAGATGGACAGCAAGGTCAGTGTGTGAAAATCTGCGTAGGAGACCACAAATAATGTGTTAGTTTTGCATTGCCTGAAGGAAGGAACCTAAAAGGCTTATTTCACTATACTATGTAGGCCTGCACTTCTGAATCTGTATGGCTAAATACAAGAAGACAACTTTTccagcactttttctttttttttttttctttcttttttttttttttttttttttaacatttgtatcttttctctgcagcactaAATACTGGGGAGGTTCACTTTTACATGCCTTTGTGGAAGCAGAACTTGGATTATGAACCTAAATGAGTATCTTCCCTCATGCAAAGCAGTGCCACATGTTCTTCAAGTGAGCAAGAGTTACTAAAGGAGCGACATAAGAGGTTCCCCAGTCCACTTATCTCTTAATTGTTCCTGGGGAGGAGTGGAGGGAGGGTGCCTGGCGCCAAAAGTAGTGTTTGGTCTACAAGATGTTGGAGAAAAATgccaagcaaaaaacaaacaacctaaCAGGTATTTCACCCGATGTAGGAATGagagcactgctcagcagcagactTGATTGACTTGTGTGCTGAAGCTAATTGAGGAGTTAGGTGGATTTGTCCAACaggaaaatctgtttttgtttgtctgtctgtTCGGTTCGTTTTGATCTGCTCTAATGTAATTGGGTAACAGAGACACCTGACGTAGGTTCAGATGTTTACATCAATACTTGTCCAATAATGCATATAATCAGGTTCAGGGAAACAATTTACTAAATGCCAATATATACACACTGTTCACATTTATACAATAACTTGCTTGCcatttgtaaatatatacatattttagcAGATTTACTCAATGATACAAATTTTTTATAGAAAGAAATCACCTGTCTGTATTATCTAGAGTTTAAACAGAAGTTAGTTTTTATAGGTAGATAATTTTACAGTTCTAAAATGATAGAACTTTGTGTAAGTACCTTAAATTAGAGCAAAACTCTGTTTTGTATGGGCTCATGCATCCCCAGTGAAGTAAGTCTGAAGTGCTGATTTAATTCGAGTGGCACATTCCATGTCAGAGCAGAGTTTCTGACAGCATTGCCATCGCAAACCTCTATTTTCAGGGGTTTAGACAAAGTTGCTCTGGGCTTAAACCTTACAGAGAAGGAACCCAGGAAAGAAACaagttttttaattattattttttaaaatatataaaattagtTTTTGACTATTTAAAGAAAGTCTGGgttcttgttgctttttattttcattcttactAATAATTTTACTTcaagagatgaaaagaaatatggtAGGCTAATGGTCCATAAAATGGTCTGATGAGCTTGGATCTTATGAGAAATGTGTTAATGGCCCGGATGTTTTTGAATAGTGGCTACTGCACGTGGACAGTGACAACGTTTCCAAGAAATTTATTAGGGTTTTAATGTGCCTGAGGACATATTTTTAtgatacactgaaaaaaagctccaaaaatcactgaagattaaaagcaaatattatgtatttacaaaatattttgatataaGTATTTAATCATCAGACCGCagttaatataaaatatatgctCCGGTGTATCTTACAAATAATATACATTTTAAGAATATAAATCTATATTATGCAGAGAATCCTAAATTCAAATAAGTGAAGCTAATGGGTCTGATCTTGTATAGCAGTTGGTTTTATTGTCtcttaaactgaaagaaagaaaaaaaaggaaagtaaatatACAGGATATACATTTGAAGGATATTAAGGTTATAGGTAAACCATAAAAAGCCAGGAATAACATATAAGTGTGTCTTATATGCGTGATTCACTGAGGTAATGACCTTATGGTCACAAGAGGAGAACTGACATCTGGCTCTGCAGTTGCTGCAGGACAGAACACTGAGCTGCACCACCCCAGTGACCAGGGAGAAACTGTTCTTTTCTGCTCAGTCCCTGTATTCATGGTTTGAGTAAGAACCTTAATACACTTCACAGAAGATAATTTCATATGTCTCCTTTGTAACATATATGTGTGTGGTTTCCTACATGCCTGCTCACACAGACACGTTGTACATATGCATGCGTAGTCAGAGTGCACCTCGCAGCATACATGCACATGGGCAGACATACACCCTGCACACTCACACCTGTGCAAACATGACCACGCATGCACACTCCTACATGCAAACTGAGGGGATGCGCCACTAATCTGATTCACAACATGCTGGTGATCATTGCCTGAGAAAGAGGTTTGCATTTGGCCTAACTCTGCTTACGCATTTTAGGAAGTTAAAGCTAAAATACCCTCAAAAGGTTGGATGTACAGAACGTGGAGTGTTATCCTAGTGTTCAGCCCTAAGCCTAACAtccttatttctgttctgtttccatgTGACTATAAGGAGCGTATCTTTCCTTGCATGACAGCTCTGCTAAAAAATCGTAATTCTCCGTTATGTTTGATGGACAAATTGTACAGGGAGATGCCATAGGGTACTGGAAGTCGAGGGGGAGGGAGGATGCGGCGGACTTGGGTAATACACGGAACTGGAAGCACTGATTGCAGGTAGTGTCAGTGGTGCTTCTTTGAATCACTAGGAGGTATCAGCTACCATTTCTGCAGGACTCGTCTGTGGCAAATTATTCAttgtatgcattttgtttgcacTGTGGCGTGTATGTATCAAGAAACCAATTGACTAACACTAGACTAGCTCCCTCTCACCTACTGACTAACAAGAATCATCATTAAAATGCTTTGGCTGcccttcattttctctctcttctgttttctgccctGTTTTCGCTCCTTCCCCTGCATGctggctgctcagtgctgacCGTGGTGTGGAGCAGGCAGCCCTGAGCTGGAGCCCAGCATGGGGTGGGAGCGCAGCCGTGCTCCCCTTCCAGGCCAGGTGCTCTCTGGTCATTTCTGTCATGTCCCCATGTAAGTACATCCTGTAGATCCCTTGGCTGTTCATTTGGCTGCTTGTTATGTACATATTTTAAGGACAATCATATCCTtagaaggaaaatgggaaagtAACTGTGGTAGGGCGTCAGTGTTTTGAATCATTGTGACACGCTGACATCGATTCAGGGTAATGGTCGTGTGAGAGTAAAGATACAATTTAATGCTCGGATTAACTTTGTATTTATACAACTCGCTTTTGTCTTTAAGCCATCTATGTTAATATTTCAAAAGGTAATTGAGAACGTAATATTTACTAGGGCTTTCAATTCTCGTGGAAATATTTGTATAACTCTGCACAATGCCTAAAACAATCACTGAAAGGAAGTTCAAAGGCTTTCTTTGCACCTATGTTTAATTCCGGAAAGATCCCTGTAAAATACCATGAGATGCCTAATAACAAACAGTTAATGGCTTGCTGGATTTAAAGGCTGAGACATATGGAGGTAATAGTCCCGAGGCATTCTGTGGTGGTTTGCATCCTTATTTATATTACTGTGTTCAGGCATATATTTTCCTTGGCTTCAGTAGGTATCGAGGTAGAAGTGATGTTCTGAGTCCCAAAGATAACATTCCCAATTCTGTAATTGTTTCGTTTCCTtaaagaatatttctgtttatttgttttctttgctgttttgtggTCCAAGTGATGCTTTGTAATTACCAGCTTGTATGTCATTCATAAAGGATTTTATAGACCAGAACTTGGCATTAGTTCTATATACTCTTTGCACTTCCAGGTCACTGCTGATTTTGTATGTTCTTAGGCTGTTTCTATATATTGCGTAGCATTTTTAGCTATCTACTGTGATTTCAGTGGTATACATTCCTGTCCTATATATATCAGCACAAGAGATTTCCCTTTTTTAGCATGAAATGATGTTTTTGTGGACTTCTTTTGACACGATAGGAGTTGCCTGAATATACTTGTGTCCTGCCCCAGACATAAAGGCTCTTCCTTTACCTGTAGTGCATATGCATTTTGCTCTTGCCAGTAATAGGACTCAAATACACGTAAtagatttcagaagaaattacaTGACTAGAATAAGAAACATCTATGTTCGTTATTACTCCATCAATCACCAGCACTTCCTTCATCCACCGTGAACGTCCTTACCATTATTCAGGGTAGTAGAGAACTGAATGTTAAAAATTACGTGCACAGATGTACACTATGGAAATTAAttcactgattattttttaatgaatctctTACTAAATTATTTATCTAAGCTAAGCGAATTTTGCACCAAAGTCTTCAAAACATCTGATACAGATGGCATTTTCAGTAAGATGCTATCAGTGCAGATGAGCCAAATTAACAGGCTTTGCTTAGCAAAGCAATCCCTAGTTGTTTTTTAGATTTGTAGTGCTGAACGAGCTTGCAGATCAAAGGGAGCCATTGATTCTGCTACGTGGCCGTGCtctgaggttgtttttttgcttgctctAATGGACTACTTTAAGAAAAGGCTTTTCAGCAAGATAATGGTACAGACAGTTCATGGTAACAATAGCCACTTATAAGGCACATGGTTATCTAACAGCAATAATGGGAGACTTCAAGCAAGGTGGCCTGGAAATGGATTTTCATAGTTATCAATACGAAAGGCTGATGCTTCTGTCTCAGGAAAGCAATTTGACAGCAATTAAAGATGCAGAATTGACTCCTGGCAGAGCTTACACGTGACAgtttctgcagttgttttggttttttttttacgttatcttttcctttttttaattttggttttggtttctgcttcgtttttgtttgttttgcttcgTTTCTGTTTTCATTACGATGACATAACCCTATTTGTACTGGCTGAACTGCACAACAACTGACTCAtctgagagctgctgccacTCGTCCTTTGGTAGCCTGGGACTGCTCCCCATGCAGCACCCCTCCGTTCCACTGTGCGTTTCCCTTCTGATGGTTCACatgctgtttgctgtgagcAGAAAGCATCCAAATCTGTCCCACTCTTTGCTTTCAGAGGTCAGCTGATCTCTAGTCTGACTCATGGAAATTTTTTACATCGTCTTTAGCTCACATCTTGTCTTCCGTGTGAGCATCTCGGTTGGAATGGTCAGTTTGGATCTGGTGTTTTCTATGTCCATTACTTGTAAAGGGAAACGGAAGAACCTGC
The sequence above is a segment of the Excalfactoria chinensis isolate bCotChi1 chromosome 1, bCotChi1.hap2, whole genome shotgun sequence genome. Coding sequences within it:
- the AMER2 gene encoding APC membrane recruitment protein 2 isoform X2 — translated: MDSHCDCAEPPAAEQPSGKINKTAFKLFKRRKSGGTMPSIFGVRSKGGEGKGASKTGMVRSRTHDGLADAVLESGKKEEAGGGEAQGKDAPSRAAGGLGGSGSSSVAKSHSFFSLLRKNGRPENGKAAENAEQRAGVRQKKGLKGIFSSMRWHRKDKNGKEERGEASEIPSGLIMPGSLTASLECIKEETPKPLSETPNGAGDTGLESQQEKRGGDACGSAEEPELGGGESRDSKTPPGEDPAAAGGRLEELCGERPDPGAGEVGTAKDAAITGCGDIIADQEEDVGGGSGGCQKSTPGASKLGASKKHPTMVAYQGGGEEMASPDQVDDTYLQEFWDMLSQTEETETGGGGGGGGGEGGGRGGTKTPEGLKDNRGTEGAQNRVVVKHGGLNQIPIHLNNKEEQKGREKEQHEGVPNSDEGYWDSTTPGPEEDSTTSIQKETLPRDSYSGDALYDLYAEPDENPPGGPSEEEVTCMPRSKPVSPVTTTCSLKTPSSTVKDSKIPISIKHLSSHPASHGTDTSNSHHVAHHHLAKSEMHRTKIPVSKVLVRRVSNRGLAGTMVKTATYQDSAKK
- the AMER2 gene encoding APC membrane recruitment protein 2 isoform X1: MDSHCDCAEPPAAEQPSGKINKTAFKLFKRRKSGGTMPSIFGVRSKGGEGKGASKTGMVRSRTHDGLADAVLESGKKEEAGGGEAQGKDAPSRAAGGLGGSGSSSVAKSHSFFSLLRKNGRPENGKAAENAEQRAGVRQKKGLKGIFSSMRWHRKDKNGKEERGEASEIPSGLIMPGSLTASLECIKEETPKPLSETPNGAGDTGLESQQEKRGGDACGSAEEPELGGGESRDSKTPPGEDPAAAGGRLEELCGERPDPGAGEVGTAKDAAITGDIPITTIPLVEPHCDSGQETAAAPDPSSIDPPSEQSIDRICLMFADVTSLKSFDSLTGCGDIIADQEEDVGGGSGGCQKSTPGASKLGASKKHPTMVAYQGGGEEMASPDQVDDTYLQEFWDMLSQTEETETGGGGGGGGGEGGGRGGTKTPEGLKDNRGTEGAQNRVVVKHGGLNQIPIHLNNKEEQKGREKEQHEGVPNSDEGYWDSTTPGPEEDSTTSIQKETLPRDSYSGDALYDLYAEPDENPPGGPSEEEVTCMPRSKPVSPVTTTCSLKTPSSTVKDSKIPISIKHLSSHPASHGTDTSNSHHVAHHHLAKSEMHRTKIPVSKVLVRRVSNRGLAGTMVKTATYQDSAKK